The Solea senegalensis isolate Sse05_10M linkage group LG9, IFAPA_SoseM_1, whole genome shotgun sequence genome has a segment encoding these proteins:
- the clk2b gene encoding dual specificity protein kinase CLK2b isoform X1, translating to MMGKTELYSLYKGFLDCICLCLSRSSEEDVDTNKRDTENGHLIYKIGDIVEDRYEIVDTLGEGTFGKVVECVDFNRKGHVALKIIKNQEKYREAAKLEINVLETITEKDPHNKQHCVQMLDWFNYYGHVCISFELLSLSTFDFLKANSFTPYPINQIRHMAHQICHAVSFLHDNKLTHTDLKPENILFVDSEYSLVYNAEKKCSERRINNTTVRLIDFGSATFDHEHHSVLISTRHYRAPEVIMELGWGHPCDVWSIGCILFEYYEGFTLFQTHDNREHLAMMERIQGPIPQRMIQRSGKFFYRGRLDWNECSKAGRYVKAKYKPLRKYLLSHGMEHHQFFNLLERMLEYEPSNRISPTSALCHPFFLSVTDPGRSHSWRNSCDMSG from the exons ATGATGGGAAAGACAGAGCTGTATTCTCTGTATAAGGGTTTTCTGGACTGTATTTGCCTTTGCCTCTCT cgGAGCAGCGAGGAGGATGTGGACACCAACAAGAGGGACACTGAAAATGGTCACCTGATCTATAAAATTGGGGACATCGTTGAAGACCGAT ATGAGATAGTGGACACTTTGGGTGAGGGGACCTTTGGGAAAGTGGTAGAGTGTGTGGACTTCAACAG GAAAGGTCATGTTGCTCTGAAGATCATTAAGAACCAAGAGAAATACAGGGAAGCAGCTAAACTGGAAATCAATGTGCTAGAGACGATCACAGAGAAAGACCCGCACAACAAGCA ACACTGCGTGCAGATGCTGGACTGGTTTAACTATTATGGCCACGTTTGCATCTCCTTTGAGCTGCTGTCTCTCAGCACCTTTGACTTCTTGAAGGCAAACAGCTTCACGCCTTATCCCATTAACCAGATCCGACACATGGCTCACCAGATCTGCCACGCTGTCAGCT ttctCCATGACAACAAGCTCACTCACACTGACCTGAAGCCTGAGAACATCCTCTTTGTCGACTCAGAGTATTCCCTTGTATACAATGCTGAGAAG AAGTGCAGTGAGAGGAGAATAAACAACACCACAGTGCGTCTCATTGACTTTGGCAGCGCCACCTTTGACCATGAACACCACTCTGTTCTCATCTCCACACGTCACTATCGAGCCCCAGAGGTCATTATGG AGCTGGGTTGGGGTCACCCATGTGATGTCTGGAGCATCGGCTGCATCCTGTTTGAATACTATGAAGGCTTCACACTTTTCCAG ACGCACGACAACAGGGAGCACCTTGCCATGATGGAGAGAATACAGGGACCAATTCCTCAGAGAATGATCCAGAGGAGCGG GAAGTTCTTCTATCGAGGGCGCCTAGACTGGAATGAGTGTTCCAAGGCTGGACGCTACGTGAAAGCCAAGTACAAACCACTGAGG aagtACTTGCTGTCACATGGGATGGAACACCACCAGTTCTTCAATCTCCTGGAGAGGATGCTGGAATACGAGCCCTCAAACCGCATTTCTCCTACTTCCGCTCTGTGTCATCCCTTCTTCCTGTCCGTCACTGACCCAGGAAGGAGCCACAGCTGGAGAAACAGCTGCGATATGAGTGGATGA
- the clk2b gene encoding dual specificity protein kinase CLK2b isoform X2 — MMGKTELYSLYKGFLDCICLCLSRSSEEDVDTNKRDTENGHLIYKIGDIVEDRYEIVDTLGEGTFGKVVECVDFNRKGHVALKIIKNQEKYREAAKLEINVLETITEKDPHNKQHCVQMLDWFNYYGHVCISFELLSLSTFDFLKANSFTPYPINQIRHMAHQICHAVSFLHDNKLTHTDLKPENILFVDSEYSLVYNAEKCSERRINNTTVRLIDFGSATFDHEHHSVLISTRHYRAPEVIMELGWGHPCDVWSIGCILFEYYEGFTLFQTHDNREHLAMMERIQGPIPQRMIQRSGKFFYRGRLDWNECSKAGRYVKAKYKPLRKYLLSHGMEHHQFFNLLERMLEYEPSNRISPTSALCHPFFLSVTDPGRSHSWRNSCDMSG, encoded by the exons ATGATGGGAAAGACAGAGCTGTATTCTCTGTATAAGGGTTTTCTGGACTGTATTTGCCTTTGCCTCTCT cgGAGCAGCGAGGAGGATGTGGACACCAACAAGAGGGACACTGAAAATGGTCACCTGATCTATAAAATTGGGGACATCGTTGAAGACCGAT ATGAGATAGTGGACACTTTGGGTGAGGGGACCTTTGGGAAAGTGGTAGAGTGTGTGGACTTCAACAG GAAAGGTCATGTTGCTCTGAAGATCATTAAGAACCAAGAGAAATACAGGGAAGCAGCTAAACTGGAAATCAATGTGCTAGAGACGATCACAGAGAAAGACCCGCACAACAAGCA ACACTGCGTGCAGATGCTGGACTGGTTTAACTATTATGGCCACGTTTGCATCTCCTTTGAGCTGCTGTCTCTCAGCACCTTTGACTTCTTGAAGGCAAACAGCTTCACGCCTTATCCCATTAACCAGATCCGACACATGGCTCACCAGATCTGCCACGCTGTCAGCT ttctCCATGACAACAAGCTCACTCACACTGACCTGAAGCCTGAGAACATCCTCTTTGTCGACTCAGAGTATTCCCTTGTATACAATGCTGAGAAG TGCAGTGAGAGGAGAATAAACAACACCACAGTGCGTCTCATTGACTTTGGCAGCGCCACCTTTGACCATGAACACCACTCTGTTCTCATCTCCACACGTCACTATCGAGCCCCAGAGGTCATTATGG AGCTGGGTTGGGGTCACCCATGTGATGTCTGGAGCATCGGCTGCATCCTGTTTGAATACTATGAAGGCTTCACACTTTTCCAG ACGCACGACAACAGGGAGCACCTTGCCATGATGGAGAGAATACAGGGACCAATTCCTCAGAGAATGATCCAGAGGAGCGG GAAGTTCTTCTATCGAGGGCGCCTAGACTGGAATGAGTGTTCCAAGGCTGGACGCTACGTGAAAGCCAAGTACAAACCACTGAGG aagtACTTGCTGTCACATGGGATGGAACACCACCAGTTCTTCAATCTCCTGGAGAGGATGCTGGAATACGAGCCCTCAAACCGCATTTCTCCTACTTCCGCTCTGTGTCATCCCTTCTTCCTGTCCGTCACTGACCCAGGAAGGAGCCACAGCTGGAGAAACAGCTGCGATATGAGTGGATGA
- the si:ch211-81a5.8 gene encoding uncharacterized protein si:ch211-81a5.8: MESVLRMKKSLQRPIRRLTSCVSGMKERRLCTKPRNKRGRGRGGRSLGRKPQLRTAYPKDPIVIRSYQADLEKKRKQREAMNAQKNAERAAMRDHFRRKYQLSESSKDINHLQFVGRKVSLPHELSKIIHPETKAKDGGFNLLRAFQGLSFDTPLLTGRKNSKTSTYTPANGDSCRVM; the protein is encoded by the exons ATGGAGTCTGTGCTGAGAATGAAAAAGTCCCTGCAGAGGCCCATCAGGAGGCTGACCAGCTGTGTGTCGGGGATGAAGGAGCGGAGGTTGTGCACCAAACCCAGAAATAAGAGGGGACGAGGTAGAGGAGGCAGAAGTTTGGGGAGGAAGCCCCAACTCCGAACTGCGTATCCCAAAGACCCGATAGTCATCCGCTCGTACCAGGCAGACCTGGAGAAGAAGAG GAAGCAGCGGGAGGCGATGAACGCTCAGAAGAATGCGGAGAGAGCAGCGATGAGAGATCATTTCAGGAGAAAATACCAACTGTCTGAG AGCTCGAAGGACATAAACCACCTGCAGTTTGTTGGAagaaaagtgtcactccctCACGAGCTGTCGAAAATCATTCATCCTGAAACCAAAGCCAAGGACGGAGGCTTCAACCTGCTGAGAGCATTTCAAGGCCTCAGTTTTGACACGCCGCTGCTCACGGGGAGGAAAAACAGCAAGACCTCCACTTACACACCTGCAAATGGGGACTCGTGtagagtcatgtga